From Mustela nigripes isolate SB6536 chromosome 13, MUSNIG.SB6536, whole genome shotgun sequence, one genomic window encodes:
- the LOC131999311 gene encoding olfactory receptor 11H6-like → MVFNHTDFYDTHLVSTALQTNEYSNINNCSSSVSEFILLGFSYTGEIQVFLFSVFSGTYILTLTGNLCIICAVRWDHRLQTPMYILLANFSFLEIWFITSTVPNMLASLLSETSTISFYGCFLQSYFFFSMGTTETFFLSAMAFDRYLAICRPLHYPTVMTVQRCIRTGAGCWVCGFLYFLLPMNLISQLPFCCCKKIDHFMCDPDILIKLSCVPAPATEIICAIYNSVLIFSTFLFITSSYFLVIRAVLRVPSVEGQHKAFSTCGSHLAVVFLFYGSIMVVYVSPTAGNPAEIQKILSLSYSVLTPLFNPLIYSFRNKEMKVALRKLFRIVRFSQRHGRNL, encoded by the coding sequence CAttacaaacaaatgaatattcCAACATAAATAATTGCTCAAGCTCTGTGAGTGAATTCATTCTTTTGGGCTTCTCTTATACCGGTGAAATTCAGGTTTTCCTCTTTTCAGTCTTCTCTGGGACTTATATTCTGACACTAACTGGAAATCTATGCATTATCTGTGCTGTGAGGTGGGACCATCGACTGCAAACTCCAATGTACATCCTGCTggccaatttttcttttctggagatCTGGTTTATCACCTCCACTGTCCCTAATATGCTGGCCAGCTTACTCTCTGAGACCAGCACCATCTCCTTCTATGGCTGCTTCCTCCAATCCTACTTCTTCTTCTCCATGGGTACCACTGAGACCTTCTTCTTGTCTGCCATGGCCTTTGACAGGTACCTTGCTATCTGCAGGCCCCTGCACTACCCCACTGTCATGACTGTTCAGCGCTGCATCAGAACAggagctgggtgctgggtgtgTGGCTTCCTATACTTCCTCTTGCCTATGAACCTCATCTCTCAACTCCCATTTTGTTGTTGCAAGAAGATTGATCACTTCATGTGTGACCCAGATATCCTTATAAAGCTGTCCTGTGTGCCAGCTCCTGCTACTGAGATCATCTGTGCCATCTATAACTCAGTCCTCATTTTCTCCACCTTCCTTTTTATTACCAGCTCCTACTTCCTGGTGATTAGAGCTGTGCTGAGGGTCCCCTCAGTAGAAGGTCAGCATAAGGCCTTCTCCACCTGTGGCTCCCATCTGGCTGTGGTGTTCCTGTTCTATGGCTCTATCATGGTTGTATATGTAAGCCCAACAGCAGGCAATCCAGCTGAGATACAGAAGATTCTGAGTTTGTCCTATTCTGTTTTAACTCCTCTTTTCAACCCCTTGATCTATAGTTTCCGAAATAAGGAGATGAAGGTAGCTCTGAGAAAATTATTCAGGATTGTGAGATTTAGTCAGAGGCATGGAAGAAATCTTTGA